A genomic region of Enterococcus sp. 12C11_DIV0727 contains the following coding sequences:
- a CDS encoding LPXTG cell wall anchor domain-containing protein, translating to MNSPILTVMGTMIILANGAYVFIFKKKNYSLSYDNPIIMFNIFSSTPSKIC from the coding sequence ATGAACTCACCAATACTAACAGTAATGGGCACTATGATTATACTAGCAAATGGGGCTTATGTATTTATTTTTAAGAAAAAAAATTACTCGCTAAGTTACGATAACCCGATTATTATGTTTAATATTTTTTCTAGTACACCTTCTAAAATTTGTTAA